Proteins encoded by one window of Thermobaculum terrenum ATCC BAA-798:
- a CDS encoding CBS domain-containing protein, translated as MTTPVVTVTADMSIRDLAKILTEKGISGAPVVDDSGRVVGIVSEADVIAKNGFTVADVMQSQVISASEDTPVEVICSLMTNNKINRVPVLSGDRLVGIVTRADIVRAIAKGYIEAGIQADKTIQSA; from the coding sequence ATGACTACTCCGGTTGTCACTGTTACAGCTGATATGAGCATAAGAGATCTAGCTAAGATCCTTACCGAAAAAGGCATCAGTGGTGCCCCAGTGGTAGATGACAGTGGCCGTGTAGTAGGTATAGTCAGCGAAGCAGATGTTATAGCCAAAAATGGATTCACAGTAGCAGATGTAATGCAGAGTCAGGTCATCTCAGCAAGCGAAGATACCCCAGTAGAGGTTATCTGTAGTCTTATGACAAACAATAAGATCAACAGAGTTCCTGTCTTATCAGGGGATAGACTGGTCGGAATAGTCACGCGTGCGGACATAGTCAGGGCTATAGCCAAGGGCTATATAGAAGCAGGCATACAAGCAGATAAAACCATTCAGAGCGCATAG
- a CDS encoding sugar phosphate isomerase/epimerase family protein has protein sequence MYIGVLTAPVREKPLSEVITWASSNNIAGLEVDVSSGSHLDATTAGEVVVENTLDLLKKHNVKISALAAYTVLTGTTTEKIETNRRFLERAIALAARLGVDTICTLGGFPSAGKDRFRTIKEDLVYILKPLLERAQQHNIRIALENWYATNLQNLDHWVALFESLPNENLGLNFDPSHLAWQGIDPIGAIYEFRDRIFHFHAKDVTINASLRSRRGILGEGWWRYVLPGYGVLPWGEIIGALRDIGYNGAISIEHEDRAFPIEEGFIRSSRFLSELI, from the coding sequence ATGTATATTGGAGTGTTAACAGCCCCGGTCCGCGAAAAACCGTTATCTGAGGTGATCACCTGGGCATCTTCCAACAATATAGCTGGCCTAGAGGTGGATGTAAGCTCCGGTTCTCACTTAGATGCAACCACTGCCGGAGAGGTAGTAGTAGAGAATACCTTGGACCTGCTCAAAAAACATAATGTTAAGATATCTGCACTGGCTGCCTATACGGTACTGACAGGCACGACCACTGAAAAAATCGAGACCAACCGCAGGTTTCTGGAGAGGGCCATTGCCCTGGCAGCACGACTTGGGGTTGACACGATATGTACCCTGGGTGGCTTCCCCTCCGCAGGGAAAGATCGATTCAGGACAATAAAAGAAGACCTGGTTTATATCCTCAAACCACTGCTTGAACGCGCTCAACAGCACAACATACGCATCGCACTTGAGAACTGGTACGCTACTAATCTCCAAAACCTAGATCACTGGGTAGCATTGTTCGAGTCTCTTCCAAATGAAAATCTAGGGCTTAACTTCGACCCATCCCACCTGGCTTGGCAGGGTATAGATCCAATCGGAGCCATATATGAGTTCCGAGATCGTATATTTCACTTTCACGCAAAAGATGTAACAATAAACGCGTCTCTCCGATCCCGGAGAGGTATATTAGGGGAGGGATGGTGGAGATATGTCCTCCCAGGATACGGAGTTCTACCATGGGGGGAGATCATAGGTGCCCTGAGAGATATCGGTTACAACGGCGCTATCTCCATCGAGCACGAAGACAGAGCCTTTCCCATCGAAGAAGGCTTTATCAGATCTTCCAGGTTCCTATCGGAATTGATCTGA
- a CDS encoding diacylglycerol/lipid kinase family protein, whose amino-acid sequence MKAIVFINSKSGTARAHDEIRQYFADYGLSPEFVDIGLLDKSRDKIAESDLVVAAGGDGTLSSVANAIFRSGSDAVMAVLPLGTCNDFAKTVGVSTDLEDAIKVAVDGKVKRIDLIRSGDRTILNQANGGLSGEIAQEVEEQTGKKGVLSYWRASIEVLRDLPRYNVTLSLDGEAVDLRLLNLTVANARYSGGGIPLAPLAQLDDGLMDIVGIKDQQLLSLAPVLPRILTGSHLDSEAVFYKQASSVEIHSEPVMPFSVDGELDEFRTERFEVVREALAIKVGDEVE is encoded by the coding sequence TTGAAAGCGATCGTTTTTATTAATAGCAAGAGTGGTACAGCTAGAGCCCATGATGAGATCAGGCAATATTTTGCTGACTATGGGCTGTCTCCGGAATTCGTTGATATAGGGCTTCTAGATAAATCTCGGGATAAAATAGCCGAATCAGATCTGGTAGTCGCTGCTGGGGGTGACGGTACGCTTAGCAGCGTAGCGAATGCTATCTTCAGGTCAGGTTCAGATGCTGTTATGGCCGTTCTTCCCCTTGGGACTTGTAACGACTTTGCTAAGACGGTTGGCGTATCAACTGATCTGGAGGATGCCATAAAGGTAGCCGTAGATGGCAAAGTAAAGAGAATAGACCTTATCAGGTCTGGTGATAGGACTATCCTGAACCAGGCGAATGGTGGTCTCTCCGGTGAGATAGCACAAGAAGTTGAGGAGCAGACTGGGAAGAAAGGTGTGCTCTCGTACTGGAGGGCGTCAATAGAAGTACTCAGAGATTTACCTCGTTACAATGTGACCCTTAGTTTAGATGGAGAGGCGGTCGACCTCAGACTGCTAAACCTTACAGTCGCAAATGCTAGGTATTCTGGGGGCGGAATTCCTTTGGCTCCCCTGGCACAACTAGATGATGGCCTGATGGATATAGTGGGGATAAAGGATCAGCAGTTATTGTCCTTAGCTCCAGTATTGCCGAGGATACTTACAGGTAGCCATCTTGATTCTGAGGCTGTGTTTTACAAGCAGGCATCTTCTGTTGAGATACACTCTGAACCAGTTATGCCTTTTAGTGTGGATGGTGAACTGGACGAGTTCCGAACCGAAAGGTTTGAGGTCGTTCGGGAAGCATTGGCAATAAAGGTCGGTGATGAAGTTGAGTAA
- the rdgB gene encoding RdgB/HAM1 family non-canonical purine NTP pyrophosphatase: protein MSKLLIASDNPGKLAEYQELLSGLGIEIVSMRDAGIERAPEETGSTFEENALIKARYCWNMTGISSIADDSGLEVAALGGEPGVRSKRWAGEQISDAERNKLLIERLNKASSSNKSARFVCVIALIDRYGNEHLFRGEVEGVIIDHPRGSHGFGYDPIFYLPELGKTFAELDMLEKNRVSHRARAAQLAVDWIKRNLDKL from the coding sequence TTGAGTAAATTGCTCATAGCGTCAGATAACCCTGGTAAATTGGCTGAATATCAGGAGTTACTGAGTGGTCTCGGGATAGAGATCGTCTCTATGAGGGATGCTGGAATTGAGCGGGCTCCCGAGGAGACAGGCAGTACTTTTGAGGAGAACGCTCTAATCAAGGCCAGGTATTGTTGGAATATGACTGGCATCTCGTCCATTGCCGATGATTCAGGGTTGGAAGTAGCAGCTCTAGGAGGAGAGCCAGGTGTAAGGTCCAAACGTTGGGCTGGGGAGCAAATATCTGATGCGGAGCGAAACAAGCTTTTGATAGAGAGGTTGAACAAGGCCTCATCATCTAACAAGAGCGCTCGGTTCGTGTGTGTTATAGCGCTTATCGACCGTTATGGGAATGAGCACTTGTTCAGGGGTGAGGTGGAGGGAGTAATCATTGATCATCCCAGGGGTAGCCATGGTTTTGGTTACGATCCTATATTCTACTTGCCCGAGCTTGGCAAAACGTTTGCCGAGCTGGATATGTTGGAAAAGAATAGGGTGAGCCACAGAGCCAGAGCTGCTCAGCTAGCTGTGGACTGGATAAAGCGCAATTTGGATAAGCTATAG
- the rplI gene encoding 50S ribosomal protein L9 has protein sequence MKVVLLKDVPGVGSAGTVKEVADGYARNFLLPRKLAAPATQAALKQVEQIKAAEQRRQEKAEAQTAELANKINGQELLFKVRTGSEGRLYGSITNADIAEVLSRQIGVEIDKRKIVLEEPIHMIGTFDVPVKLSSNHTPKIKVVVESES, from the coding sequence ATGAAAGTAGTACTACTTAAGGACGTCCCAGGTGTAGGTAGCGCCGGGACAGTAAAAGAGGTAGCAGATGGGTATGCACGTAACTTCCTGCTACCACGCAAGCTAGCAGCTCCCGCCACTCAGGCAGCCCTCAAGCAAGTGGAGCAAATCAAGGCAGCTGAGCAGAGGCGTCAGGAGAAGGCAGAAGCTCAAACCGCAGAGCTTGCCAACAAGATCAATGGGCAAGAATTGCTATTCAAAGTAAGGACCGGAAGCGAAGGCAGGCTCTATGGATCGATAACTAATGCTGACATAGCCGAGGTGCTGTCCAGGCAGATCGGCGTAGAGATAGATAAGCGCAAGATAGTTCTCGAAGAACCCATCCACATGATAGGTACATTTGATGTGCCAGTTAAGCTATCTTCTAACCATACACCAAAGATAAAAGTAGTAGTGGAATCGGAGTCCTAA
- a CDS encoding FAD-dependent oxidoreductase, with protein sequence MRELETDILIVGGGLGGVAAALSALRMGRKVLLSEETDWLGGQLTSQGVPPDEHPWIESTGCTASYRLLRTKIRDYYRRNYPLLASSRQDPYLNPGKGNVSALCHEPRVALAAIEELLAPYRATGRLEVLLEHRPVAAESDGDIVRSVTLEALGSQEKVQVHASYILDATELGDILELAGIEHVIGAESQAQTGEPHALEGDPNPLDQQAITWCFALDFIEGEDHTIDKPSEYDFWRRYQASFWPGRQLGWTDVHPETLEVRTHKLFDPQGNFDLWRYRRIFFRGHYPEGTYPSDITLVNWPQNDYWLGPIVGVSPQEKDIHLHRARQLSLSLLYWMQTEAPRHDGGYGYPELRLRGDVLGTDGLAKHMYVRESRRLRAEFTVLEHHVGVEARGKLQGAEEFPDSVGVGSYRIDLHPSTGGRTYIDISSYPFQIPLGALIPIRVENVLPACKNLGVTHITNGCYRLHPVEWNIGEAAGALAAYCLEHDLTPRAVRNMQQHLTDFQHLLQNKLGFQLAWPQEIRIIPR encoded by the coding sequence ATGAGGGAGCTTGAGACCGATATCCTGATAGTGGGTGGAGGGCTGGGAGGAGTAGCTGCTGCGCTCTCAGCTCTCCGCATGGGCAGGAAGGTCCTGCTCAGCGAGGAGACCGATTGGCTGGGAGGACAGCTCACTTCTCAGGGCGTGCCCCCTGATGAGCATCCCTGGATAGAGTCCACAGGTTGTACAGCAAGCTATAGGCTCCTGAGAACCAAGATCAGGGATTACTACAGGCGCAACTACCCACTGCTGGCATCCTCCAGGCAAGATCCCTATCTCAACCCAGGCAAAGGTAACGTCAGCGCTCTGTGTCACGAGCCCAGGGTGGCTCTGGCCGCGATTGAGGAGCTCCTGGCTCCCTATCGCGCCACGGGACGACTGGAGGTGCTCCTGGAGCACAGGCCCGTGGCTGCCGAGAGCGATGGGGACATCGTGCGGTCGGTCACCCTGGAAGCGCTCGGGTCTCAGGAGAAGGTGCAGGTACATGCCAGCTACATCCTGGATGCCACGGAACTAGGCGACATCCTCGAGCTGGCGGGGATAGAGCACGTGATAGGAGCTGAAAGCCAGGCCCAGACCGGCGAACCTCATGCCCTGGAGGGTGATCCTAATCCCCTGGATCAGCAGGCCATTACCTGGTGCTTTGCGCTGGACTTCATCGAGGGGGAAGACCACACGATAGACAAACCCTCGGAATACGACTTCTGGAGACGCTATCAGGCCTCTTTCTGGCCCGGCAGGCAGTTGGGATGGACCGATGTGCATCCCGAGACCTTAGAGGTCAGGACACACAAGCTCTTTGATCCCCAAGGTAACTTCGACCTCTGGAGGTACAGGCGGATCTTCTTTCGAGGGCACTATCCAGAGGGTACCTATCCCAGCGACATCACCCTCGTCAACTGGCCACAGAACGACTACTGGCTGGGACCCATCGTAGGAGTATCCCCACAGGAGAAGGACATCCACCTGCATAGGGCACGCCAACTGAGCCTGTCACTGCTGTACTGGATGCAGACCGAGGCTCCCAGGCATGATGGTGGCTATGGCTACCCCGAGCTGAGGCTACGGGGGGATGTGCTTGGGACCGACGGACTGGCCAAGCACATGTATGTGCGTGAGAGCAGAAGGCTGAGGGCGGAGTTCACGGTGCTGGAGCACCACGTGGGTGTGGAGGCCAGGGGCAAGCTCCAAGGAGCGGAGGAGTTTCCAGACTCCGTGGGAGTGGGGAGCTACCGGATAGACCTGCATCCCAGCACAGGTGGCAGAACCTATATAGATATAAGCAGCTACCCCTTCCAGATACCTCTTGGGGCCTTGATCCCTATAAGGGTGGAGAACGTACTACCAGCCTGCAAGAACCTGGGCGTAACTCACATCACCAACGGGTGTTACAGGCTGCATCCTGTAGAGTGGAACATAGGAGAAGCAGCTGGAGCTCTGGCTGCCTACTGCCTGGAGCACGATCTCACACCCAGGGCGGTCAGGAATATGCAGCAGCACCTGACGGACTTCCAGCACCTGCTGCAGAACAAGCTTGGCTTCCAGCTGGCATGGCCACAGGAAATACGCATAATACCCAGATAG
- a CDS encoding DUF2851 family protein, with translation MPKANDRPIDEKLLWKLWQAGKIPSHCLTSDLAPIQIISRGRWSGGYGPDFRDALILLGNKQLLRGDIELHVRMSDWYRHNHQTNPLYENVILHVVWELDVPYPLKSPCLELSRFMTFEELLAAGHKVDLTENPCVRISQKDPEALRLVIESAADERFEGWCRRFEGDLSYEHSDQVIYVALMESLGYSANKLPFRLLAESIHVKALMGLAPEEIFDLLYTSSGLKGKSEGTVISSYQWNLARMRPLNHPRRRLAGMAEILHRAYIECRSLSDYLRVSSNSYTSLVKKLVVFDSQGKALIGRGRAMEMIVNVVLPFNVALGRHIEDQQIESLATRMWQEIPLLPTNKIDRLMRSNLKLQAPGKLIYKARHQQGLLQIYKKFCRYQMCAHCPLGKLASDHTTQILDDR, from the coding sequence TTGCCTAAAGCTAATGATCGCCCTATAGATGAAAAACTTCTATGGAAACTATGGCAAGCTGGCAAGATTCCCAGCCACTGCTTAACCTCAGACTTAGCCCCAATACAAATCATCTCCAGGGGTAGATGGAGTGGAGGTTACGGCCCTGACTTTAGAGACGCTCTTATACTCCTGGGCAACAAGCAATTACTTCGAGGAGACATCGAGCTCCACGTAAGGATGTCCGATTGGTACAGACATAACCACCAAACGAACCCGCTTTACGAAAACGTCATACTACATGTTGTCTGGGAGCTGGATGTACCATACCCCTTGAAATCTCCATGCTTGGAACTATCACGTTTTATGACATTTGAAGAATTACTTGCAGCTGGCCATAAGGTCGATCTTACAGAGAACCCATGTGTGAGAATAAGCCAAAAGGACCCTGAAGCACTAAGATTGGTCATCGAGTCTGCTGCTGATGAACGTTTTGAAGGCTGGTGCAGAAGATTTGAAGGAGATTTATCTTACGAGCATAGCGACCAGGTCATATACGTCGCCCTCATGGAGTCTCTGGGATATTCAGCCAACAAACTTCCATTTAGACTATTAGCTGAATCCATCCATGTAAAGGCGTTAATGGGGCTAGCTCCTGAGGAAATTTTTGACCTGCTTTATACTTCTTCCGGACTGAAAGGCAAATCTGAGGGGACAGTGATATCCAGCTACCAGTGGAATCTTGCGAGGATGAGGCCACTCAACCATCCTAGGCGTAGGCTGGCCGGAATGGCAGAGATCCTTCACAGGGCATATATAGAGTGTCGTAGCCTGTCTGATTACTTGCGTGTGAGCTCAAATTCCTATACCTCGCTTGTCAAAAAATTAGTGGTATTTGACTCCCAAGGCAAAGCCCTCATAGGTCGTGGCAGAGCAATGGAGATGATAGTCAATGTAGTGCTGCCTTTCAACGTCGCACTAGGACGACATATAGAGGACCAGCAAATCGAGTCTCTCGCGACTCGGATGTGGCAGGAGATCCCACTGCTACCCACCAACAAAATAGACAGGCTAATGCGGTCCAATCTAAAGCTCCAGGCCCCCGGCAAGCTTATATACAAAGCAAGACATCAGCAGGGATTACTACAAATTTATAAAAAGTTCTGCCGCTATCAGATGTGCGCTCATTGCCCATTAGGTAAACTAGCTTCAGACCACACAACCCAGATCCTTGACGACAGATAA
- a CDS encoding ABC transporter substrate-binding protein → MTTKEKLSRRRFLKFSAVAAGSAILVACGGGTTGTTPTAPTGASPSPSAASPSPSAASPSPSAASPSPSAASPSPGMTPPAAGATVTTTAGQPEGTTGVQIIKPPAAPSTLKEAPMLAEMVKAGKLPPVQERLPKNPYVVPHPWLKEGKYGGTLRQLCSSSDDWGTTHLIQESMYGNSPLRWHKDGLAISGGWVEAWEANEDLSTWTFHIREGIKWSDGEPFTADDVLFWWEDMVLNEEVAEGPPDEARSGKGTLAKFKKVDDYTFQMIFDSPTPLTADRLAMWVKRGIGPGWSAPKHYSQKFHKKYNPNVKKNWADDFSFPGGKAVDFATNPECPTLTGWKLKSYTKMRNSIWERNPYYWCVDKWGNQLPYIDTVIMTNIQDPEVLKLKTIQGDCDFSHGGFQPFTLADVSTFKQNESKSNLHVEFWDSGSGTSSMYFFNHDYADPKLRELVRNPKFLKALSHAFDRQTAQTLIYYKTGELTTGTLSPKAIEYVINDQGKQVYRSWRDSAVEYNPDKAKQLLDEIGLKDTNGDGFREFPDGSKLLITIDYPADQPQNGEHVRKNELLAKNWQAVGINARMTPQPPTGYDDRWQAGKILMKTAWEVGDGPNHLVYPQWLVPMEYSRWSPLHGNWYNLRGTPKENQQKNVDPWKRNPPRIGPFDKEADPNIKKIWQMYDQTKTEPDFMKRTQLVWDMIKVHVDNGPYFCGVAANTPRIELFHKDLRNWPTHDDLKSWGQGGFVNPWIHPTPAVYDPETWYWENPDQHTQS, encoded by the coding sequence GTGACAACCAAAGAAAAGCTCAGTAGGAGGAGATTCCTGAAGTTCTCGGCGGTAGCGGCTGGGAGCGCCATTCTAGTGGCCTGTGGAGGAGGCACTACCGGTACCACCCCCACAGCTCCCACGGGAGCCTCACCATCCCCATCAGCCGCCAGTCCATCCCCATCGGCTGCCAGTCCTTCACCCTCAGCAGCTAGCCCATCCCCATCAGCCGCCAGTCCATCTCCTGGCATGACCCCACCAGCAGCTGGTGCCACGGTCACAACCACAGCTGGTCAACCAGAGGGTACCACGGGTGTACAGATCATCAAGCCGCCTGCTGCGCCGTCCACCTTGAAGGAGGCGCCGATGCTGGCTGAGATGGTCAAGGCAGGCAAGTTGCCACCTGTGCAGGAGAGGCTGCCCAAGAACCCCTATGTGGTTCCTCACCCCTGGCTCAAAGAGGGCAAGTACGGTGGCACACTAAGGCAGCTGTGCTCCAGCTCTGACGACTGGGGTACTACGCACCTTATCCAGGAGTCGATGTATGGCAACTCACCGTTGAGGTGGCACAAGGATGGGTTGGCGATCAGTGGAGGCTGGGTGGAGGCCTGGGAAGCCAACGAGGATCTTTCCACCTGGACCTTCCACATCAGGGAGGGCATCAAGTGGTCCGATGGAGAGCCATTCACCGCGGATGACGTCCTCTTCTGGTGGGAGGATATGGTGCTCAACGAAGAAGTTGCTGAGGGGCCGCCTGATGAGGCCAGGTCTGGCAAGGGGACTTTGGCCAAGTTCAAGAAGGTGGACGACTACACCTTCCAGATGATCTTTGATTCCCCGACGCCCCTGACTGCAGACAGGTTGGCGATGTGGGTGAAGAGAGGTATAGGACCTGGTTGGTCTGCACCCAAGCACTACTCGCAGAAGTTCCACAAGAAGTACAACCCCAACGTCAAGAAGAACTGGGCGGATGATTTCTCATTCCCCGGTGGTAAGGCTGTGGACTTTGCGACCAATCCGGAGTGTCCCACCCTTACGGGATGGAAACTCAAGTCCTACACCAAGATGCGCAACTCGATCTGGGAGCGCAACCCATACTACTGGTGTGTGGACAAATGGGGCAACCAGCTACCCTACATCGATACAGTAATCATGACCAATATCCAGGACCCCGAGGTGCTCAAGCTCAAGACCATTCAGGGAGATTGCGACTTCTCGCATGGTGGTTTCCAGCCGTTTACTCTGGCGGATGTATCCACCTTCAAGCAGAACGAGAGCAAGAGCAACCTGCATGTGGAGTTCTGGGACTCTGGTTCTGGTACCTCTTCCATGTACTTCTTCAACCATGACTATGCTGATCCTAAGCTAAGGGAGCTGGTGCGGAATCCCAAGTTCCTGAAGGCTCTATCTCATGCCTTCGACAGGCAGACTGCTCAGACCCTGATCTACTACAAGACAGGCGAGCTGACCACAGGTACTCTTAGCCCGAAGGCCATCGAGTACGTGATCAACGATCAGGGCAAGCAGGTGTACAGGTCCTGGCGAGACAGCGCTGTGGAGTACAACCCAGACAAGGCCAAGCAGCTTTTGGACGAGATAGGTCTGAAGGACACAAATGGTGATGGATTCAGGGAGTTCCCCGACGGCTCCAAGCTGTTGATCACCATCGATTATCCGGCCGACCAGCCCCAGAACGGTGAGCATGTTCGCAAGAACGAGCTCTTGGCCAAGAACTGGCAGGCAGTGGGTATCAACGCCAGGATGACTCCTCAGCCACCGACCGGATACGACGACAGGTGGCAGGCGGGCAAGATCCTGATGAAGACTGCCTGGGAGGTTGGTGACGGTCCGAACCACCTGGTATATCCACAGTGGCTCGTGCCGATGGAGTATTCCCGTTGGTCTCCACTCCATGGTAACTGGTACAACCTGAGGGGTACCCCCAAGGAGAACCAGCAGAAGAACGTTGATCCATGGAAGCGCAATCCACCCAGGATAGGGCCTTTTGATAAGGAAGCTGATCCCAACATCAAGAAGATCTGGCAGATGTACGACCAGACCAAGACTGAGCCGGACTTCATGAAGAGGACGCAGCTTGTCTGGGACATGATCAAGGTCCACGTTGATAATGGTCCCTACTTCTGTGGTGTTGCGGCTAACACTCCCAGAATCGAGCTGTTCCACAAGGATCTTAGGAACTGGCCGACTCATGATGATCTGAAGAGCTGGGGCCAGGGTGGATTTGTGAACCCATGGATTCACCCGACACCTGCTGTGTATGATCCTGAGACCTGGTACTGGGAGAACCCTGATCAGCACACTCAGAGCTAA
- a CDS encoding Gfo/Idh/MocA family protein yields the protein MQEGQANIRVAMVGCGAVARWHASTLYRIPGVEIVALVDPSQENLNAMVKWIPQLSNVPTFSGPEEMFKAIGPDAVEICTPHTLHHEHVVMALEHGAHVLCEKPLACSVEHAQDIKQRAQDTGKVVMVSYQRRLDPGYNYIKNAITSGEIGDIQTISVICCQAWKKGTTGTWRQNPELSGGGMLMDSGSHLADVLLWLTSQPVESVYATVDNCDTPVDINSTSTIKFTNGTQAQFTVNGNLPITWIEEVLIIGTEGILKYESDPQHPWRTGRITHSKDGNLIQPLRLQMYSSPDEAWIAAIRGEGENPSPPDAGVRVAELTTAIYESARTGQAIKISDISPVGR from the coding sequence ATGCAAGAAGGGCAAGCCAATATCCGCGTAGCGATGGTAGGATGTGGAGCCGTAGCCAGGTGGCATGCTTCTACTCTCTATCGTATCCCGGGAGTAGAAATCGTAGCTCTGGTTGATCCTAGCCAGGAAAATCTCAACGCCATGGTCAAGTGGATTCCGCAGCTATCGAACGTCCCCACTTTCTCGGGACCGGAGGAGATGTTCAAGGCTATCGGTCCAGATGCTGTAGAGATCTGTACCCCACACACCCTGCATCACGAGCACGTAGTCATGGCTCTGGAGCACGGAGCTCATGTCCTGTGCGAAAAACCCCTGGCTTGTAGCGTGGAACATGCCCAGGATATCAAGCAAAGAGCTCAAGACACTGGCAAGGTCGTTATGGTTAGCTACCAGAGACGACTCGATCCGGGCTACAACTATATCAAGAACGCCATAACCAGCGGAGAGATCGGAGATATCCAGACTATCTCAGTGATCTGCTGCCAGGCATGGAAGAAAGGTACCACAGGTACCTGGAGACAGAACCCAGAGCTTTCCGGTGGTGGCATGCTCATGGACAGCGGCAGTCACCTGGCAGACGTGCTGCTCTGGCTAACTTCACAGCCTGTAGAGAGCGTGTACGCCACTGTAGATAATTGCGACACCCCAGTTGATATAAACAGCACCAGCACGATCAAATTTACCAACGGCACACAGGCTCAGTTCACTGTCAATGGAAACCTGCCAATCACCTGGATAGAAGAAGTACTCATAATAGGTACCGAGGGCATACTAAAGTACGAAAGTGACCCACAGCACCCGTGGAGAACCGGCAGAATAACCCATAGCAAGGATGGTAACCTGATCCAGCCTCTAAGGCTTCAGATGTATTCCAGCCCGGATGAGGCCTGGATAGCTGCCATTAGGGGCGAAGGAGAAAACCCATCACCTCCGGACGCTGGGGTGAGGGTGGCAGAACTTACCACTGCCATCTACGAATCTGCCCGTACAGGGCAAGCCATAAAGATATCAGACATATCGCCAGTAGGGCGATGA
- a CDS encoding ABC transporter permease, producing the protein MTNYIIRRLIYMVFTLWFISLISFFLIELPPGSALDARIQQLRNMGGDMSVQQIEALKQQYGLGDPWYVRYWKWISGAVHGDFGDSFQQGAPVSQLIWGRLGYSVMISGFALIFAWLVAIPLGVYSATHRYTIPDYLVTVIQFIGISIPEFLLALLLMVFAARYLNADVGGLYSSRFQNAPWGWDKFVDLLKHLWIPVIVVSAGSTAWNTRVMRANLLDVLNQQYIQTARAKGLKESVVVWKHAVRNALHPLIMSLGGVLPALISAEVTASIVLNLPTTGPLFVNALINKDMYLAITFLMMLSILLVIGNLLADLLLAWVDPRVRLE; encoded by the coding sequence ATGACGAACTATATCATCAGACGCCTCATCTACATGGTATTTACTCTGTGGTTTATATCCCTGATAAGCTTCTTCCTGATAGAGTTGCCTCCTGGATCTGCGTTGGATGCACGCATCCAGCAGCTGAGAAACATGGGCGGCGACATGTCTGTCCAGCAGATAGAGGCCCTGAAGCAGCAGTACGGTCTAGGTGACCCGTGGTACGTAAGATACTGGAAGTGGATATCAGGGGCTGTACATGGCGACTTCGGGGATTCGTTCCAGCAGGGAGCTCCGGTTTCTCAGCTGATATGGGGTAGATTAGGGTACTCGGTCATGATATCAGGTTTCGCGCTGATATTTGCCTGGTTAGTGGCTATACCGCTAGGTGTGTACTCGGCTACTCATAGGTATACGATTCCGGATTATTTGGTAACGGTTATCCAGTTCATCGGGATTTCCATTCCTGAGTTCTTGCTAGCACTTCTTCTAATGGTGTTCGCGGCTAGGTACCTGAACGCGGACGTAGGCGGTCTCTATTCTTCTCGCTTCCAGAATGCCCCCTGGGGCTGGGATAAGTTTGTGGATCTGCTTAAGCATCTCTGGATCCCAGTTATAGTGGTGTCTGCCGGTAGCACCGCCTGGAACACGAGAGTCATGCGGGCTAACCTGCTAGACGTACTCAATCAGCAGTATATACAGACTGCGCGAGCCAAGGGGCTGAAGGAAAGTGTGGTGGTCTGGAAGCACGCGGTACGCAACGCGCTTCACCCGTTGATCATGTCTCTGGGAGGCGTATTGCCTGCTCTTATATCTGCCGAGGTCACTGCTTCCATAGTGTTGAATCTGCCAACTACTGGTCCATTGTTTGTAAATGCTCTGATCAACAAGGACATGTACCTGGCGATCACCTTCCTTATGATGTTGTCGATACTCTTGGTGATAGGTAACCTTCTGGCTGATTTGCTGTTGGCATGGGTTGATCCAAGAGTGCGGTTGGAGTAG